From one bacterium Scap17 genomic stretch:
- a CDS encoding DUF1989 domain-containing protein — translation MNAPLETANSVTPASFTAKYKTHLPGGHHWSMRMPRGSALKLTASQANANVGLVMYNPLDLLERLNLPDTLKGQHTFRLTEGHCLYSDMGRIFASIIQDDLGWHDSASGNLMEHHFAAKGWHKKAYQQAFNDFTPSGHDSLLIEMAKYGLGERDLCANLNLFSRVRADEDANLHYVADHCAAGDSVTLRFEMDTIVILHTCPHPLDPAEEYPLRGVDMTFGTATAMDEHDACYLSRPENARAYANNQLYHLAG, via the coding sequence ATGAACGCACCGCTTGAAACCGCCAATAGCGTCACACCTGCCAGCTTTACTGCAAAGTACAAGACGCACCTGCCCGGCGGCCATCACTGGTCGATGCGCATGCCGCGTGGCAGCGCGCTCAAGCTGACCGCCAGCCAGGCCAACGCCAATGTCGGCCTGGTGATGTACAACCCGCTGGATCTGCTTGAGCGTCTCAACCTGCCGGATACCCTCAAGGGTCAGCACACCTTCCGCCTCACCGAAGGTCACTGCCTGTATTCCGACATGGGCCGCATCTTCGCCTCCATCATCCAGGACGACCTCGGCTGGCATGACAGCGCCAGCGGCAACCTGATGGAGCATCATTTCGCCGCCAAGGGCTGGCACAAGAAGGCCTATCAGCAAGCCTTCAATGACTTCACGCCCAGCGGTCACGACAGCCTGTTGATCGAGATGGCCAAGTACGGCCTGGGCGAGCGCGACCTGTGCGCCAACCTCAACCTGTTCTCCCGCGTGCGTGCCGATGAAGACGCCAACCTGCACTACGTCGCGGACCACTGCGCCGCCGGCGACAGCGTCACCCTGCGCTTCGAGATGGACACCATCGTCATCCTGCATACCTGCCCGCATCCGCTGGACCCCGCGGAGGAATATCCGCTGCGCGGCGTGGACATGACCTTCGGGACCGCGACAGCGATGGATGAGCACGACGCCTGCTATCTGTCGCGCCCCGAGAATGCCCGCGCCTACGCCAACAACCAGCTCTATCACCTGGCAGGCTGA
- a CDS encoding ABC transporter ATP-binding protein yields the protein MSLIHAKGLEKHYGEQVVLERMNLTVEAGEFITLVGASGCGKTTFLKLLLGTEGVSRGELLLDGKPIPGEPGPDRGIVFQKYSVFPHLTVLGNVIMAEELARAPLTGKLFGAKRREARVAAEKRLAEVGLSHALDKYPHELSGGMQQRLAIAQALMMKPRILLLDEPFGALDPGIRKDMHQLILRLWEEQQLTIFMITHDLKEAFELGSRVWVFDKVRVDPQAPQAYGSTITYDLPTERSKRSASAPGDDSAISSGSAATPAAEAPATGTATCSRTNAPSSAHASAHANTPGGHLNERTA from the coding sequence ATGAGCCTGATCCACGCCAAGGGTCTCGAGAAGCACTACGGTGAGCAGGTCGTGCTGGAACGCATGAACCTGACCGTCGAGGCCGGAGAATTCATCACCCTGGTCGGCGCCTCCGGCTGCGGCAAGACCACCTTCCTCAAGCTGCTGCTGGGCACCGAGGGCGTCTCGCGCGGTGAGTTGCTGCTCGATGGCAAGCCCATCCCCGGCGAGCCGGGGCCGGACCGCGGCATCGTCTTCCAGAAGTATTCCGTCTTCCCGCACCTCACGGTGCTGGGCAACGTGATCATGGCCGAGGAGCTGGCGCGCGCCCCGCTGACCGGCAAGCTGTTCGGTGCCAAGCGTCGCGAAGCCCGGGTCGCTGCTGAGAAACGTCTGGCAGAAGTCGGCCTGTCCCATGCGCTGGACAAGTACCCGCATGAGCTGTCCGGCGGCATGCAGCAGCGCCTCGCCATCGCCCAGGCGCTGATGATGAAGCCGCGCATTCTCCTGCTGGATGAGCCCTTCGGCGCACTGGACCCGGGCATCCGCAAGGACATGCATCAGCTGATCCTGCGTCTGTGGGAAGAACAGCAGCTGACCATCTTCATGATCACCCATGACCTCAAGGAAGCCTTCGAGCTGGGCTCACGCGTCTGGGTGTTCGACAAGGTGCGTGTCGACCCGCAGGCCCCGCAGGCCTATGGCTCGACCATCACCTATGACCTGCCCACCGAGCGCAGCAAGCGTTCTGCCAGTGCACCAGGCGATGACTCGGCCATCAGCTCCGGCTCCGCCGCCACGCCGGCCGCCGAGGCACCGGCTACGGGCACCGCGACTTGCTCCCGAACGAACGCCCCTTCCAGCGCTCATGCCAGCGCACACGCCAACACCCCTGGAGGCCACCTCAATGAACGCACCGCTTGA